The bacterium genome includes the window GAGCCACGACGATGAGCGGCACCGAATGCGCGAGCTCGTAGAGCGCGTAGAGGCGGTCGGCCCATTCGTCCGGTTCCGGCGAGAGTCTGGAGTAGGGGAGCGCTGCGCCGTCCGGGAAGAGCTTGAGCCTGCGCTTATCATCCGGGTGGATGAACGCGGCGCAGTCGTCGACCAGCTCCTGCGCGCGTTCGGGCGTGGATGTGATGACCGCGATGGTCCTTGTGGGGAACTTTCGGGCGAGCGTCGCCAGCACGAGCCCCTTTGCAGCGCCGTGGAGCCCGTCGATATCTATCGTCTTCTCCGCGCCTTCCGCGGTCCTGACGATCTCTTGCAGCGAAACCGACATCTTGGGGCTTTGTACGTGAAAAGAATAGAGAACGCAACCTTGTACGACTTTATTTCTCTCTTGCTGCGAGGGCGCGACGGACCATGAAGTCAACGTTCTCGGACATGTCCATCGGCTCTATCCTGATCCCGGGATGCTCCGCATGGAAGACCCTGAATATCTCGTCGGCGAACGCCTGGCCCACGCCGACCACATCCGAGAAATCCAGCATTACCTCCTTGAATCGCTCCAGCGAGTGCAGGAGACGCTTTGCCTGCGAGCGCGAGACGTAGGATTCGCCGGATTCAAAGAGCTTCACCGTCACTTTCGTGCGGTCGAATTTGAACTCCTCGCTCGTGTACTCGGCGAAGAGGTCCGCCAGCTTCCTTTTGGAATCCGCCTCTATCTCGAACAGGACCCGCGTGCCCTTGAGGAAGCGGATGTCCTCGAGGAATACGTCGCTGATCCGATTGTCCACGATAAGCCTCTTTCCGTGGCTCTCGAGCACGAAGCGGTCGGCGATCTTCGAGGTGAAGAATATCCCCTCGCCGGAATGGCGATCGGGCTGCGTCGTCTGCTTGCCCTTGAGTAGGTCCTCTATCGCCTCCATCTCGGATGCGAGGGAGAGCCTCTTCATTATGTTCGCAAAGACGCCGACGCCCATGTCGCGCACTGTGAAGGAGCATGCCCCGCGATCGGACGAGACCTCGGTGTCTATGAATTGCGAGCCGGAGTGGTCGATGGCGTTGTTGAGCATTTCGGTAAAGGAGTACTGCAGATTAGCCAGCGCGTTTTCAGAGAGCCCCGCGAGCAGACCCTCCTGAGATTGAAGATCTGCAAGGATGCGGTCTTCGGACGCGCCCTTTGCCTTTATCCGTTTGCTGAAGCTCTTTGCCTTTGCCGCGGTCCTGGTCCTGGCCTCGGGGGAGTTGAATATATAGAAGGCCGTGCGTCTGGAACTGCCCTGCCTGATGATAGCCCCCTCTCTCAGGAAGGCCTGTAAGTGGCGATGGACCGCCTGGCGGCTGACGTCGAATTTCTCCATCAGCTCGGCCGAGGTAAACCTCCCCCTCTTTCTAATATACTGTAATATCTGGCTTTTTAGAATAGCCATATCAACCTATATTCTATATCAAATCAACATATTATCAACATAAATTTACGATCATATCAACATGCCCCCTTGAGGCACAGCCACACAATATCTGAAGCCATCAAGCAACTTTCAGGGGAATCAGATCCGATAATAATGATAGGGTTTCGTGTTGCCCTCGTGCGCGTTTGGGCCTATAATGCGCCGGAAAGCATAGAAAAATCATAGCGTTTCAGGAGGTTCCCCGCACGTGTCGAACGTCTCGATAGAGCAGAGATACCAG containing:
- a CDS encoding DUF4325 domain-containing protein, which translates into the protein MAILKSQILQYIRKRGRFTSAELMEKFDVSRQAVHRHLQAFLREGAIIRQGSSRRTAFYIFNSPEARTRTAAKAKSFSKRIKAKGASEDRILADLQSQEGLLAGLSENALANLQYSFTEMLNNAIDHSGSQFIDTEVSSDRGACSFTVRDMGVGVFANIMKRLSLASEMEAIEDLLKGKQTTQPDRHSGEGIFFTSKIADRFVLESHGKRLIVDNRISDVFLEDIRFLKGTRVLFEIEADSKRKLADLFAEYTSEEFKFDRTKVTVKLFESGESYVSRSQAKRLLHSLERFKEVMLDFSDVVGVGQAFADEIFRVFHAEHPGIRIEPMDMSENVDFMVRRALAAREK